One Pseudomonas sp. MH9.2 DNA segment encodes these proteins:
- a CDS encoding lactonase family protein, which produces MNRKTLPWLVMVSGISAFPVLAQNVTEYDVLVGSYTQGNSEGIYRYRFDSQSGKIDLHPRQVIKSENPSWLTLSDDQRRLFVVNENGPGQRNTVGKVSSFAINGKSHEVTPINQVESKGDEPTHSSLSPDGRFLFVSNYAVHPDPGGALAVVPVDSSGKLSAVAQTSSHPASHIDPERQASSHVHSVVPTPDGKYLIASDLGADKLFVYRYDSKAKQPLQPARNPAVELPAGSGPRHVLFSHDGKHAYLTLEMSAQVALFDYHDGVFKRTQLIDLADKSMQQKNSAGGLHSSADGKFLYVANRGEANQLVVFSIAPATGQLKEVQRRSVEGTEPREFSIDPSGHFLLIANQKSNQIVILRRDTKTGLLGETVQKMDIDSPSDFRFLTR; this is translated from the coding sequence ATGAACCGTAAAACTCTGCCCTGGCTGGTGATGGTGAGTGGGATCAGCGCTTTCCCCGTTTTAGCGCAAAATGTCACTGAGTACGATGTGCTGGTGGGGTCATACACCCAAGGTAACAGTGAAGGCATCTACCGCTACCGGTTCGACAGTCAGAGTGGAAAGATCGACCTGCACCCGCGCCAAGTGATCAAAAGCGAAAACCCGTCCTGGCTGACGCTTTCCGACGATCAGCGCCGCCTGTTCGTGGTCAATGAGAACGGTCCAGGTCAGCGCAACACCGTGGGCAAGGTCAGCAGCTTCGCCATCAATGGTAAAAGCCATGAAGTGACACCGATCAATCAGGTCGAGAGCAAGGGCGATGAGCCGACCCATTCCAGTCTGAGCCCTGACGGACGCTTCCTGTTCGTGTCCAACTACGCCGTGCACCCCGATCCGGGCGGCGCGCTGGCAGTGGTGCCGGTGGATTCGTCGGGCAAGCTGTCCGCCGTTGCGCAAACCAGCAGCCATCCGGCCAGCCATATCGATCCAGAGCGCCAAGCGTCGTCCCATGTGCATTCGGTCGTACCGACACCGGACGGCAAGTACCTGATCGCCAGCGATCTGGGGGCCGACAAGCTGTTTGTCTATCGATACGACAGCAAGGCCAAGCAACCCCTTCAACCCGCCAGGAACCCTGCGGTGGAATTACCTGCGGGCAGCGGGCCTCGCCATGTGTTGTTCAGTCACGACGGCAAGCACGCCTATCTGACATTGGAGATGTCGGCGCAGGTGGCGCTGTTCGATTACCACGACGGGGTTTTCAAGCGCACCCAGCTGATTGATCTGGCTGACAAGAGCATGCAGCAGAAAAATAGCGCAGGAGGCCTACACAGCTCGGCGGACGGTAAATTTCTGTATGTCGCCAATCGGGGAGAGGCCAATCAGCTAGTGGTATTTTCCATCGCCCCGGCGACCGGCCAGCTCAAGGAAGTCCAGCGGCGCTCGGTCGAGGGCACTGAGCCGCGCGAGTTCAGCATTGACCCCAGTGGTCATTTTCTGTTGATTGCCAATCAGAAAAGCAACCAGATCGTTATCCTCCGCCGCGACACCAAGACCGGTCTTTTGGGCGAAACCGTGCAAAAAATGGACATCGACTCACCCTCTGACTTCAGATTCCTCACCCGCTAA
- a CDS encoding glucose/quinate/shikimate family membrane-bound PQQ-dependent dehydrogenase: protein MSTQGAIKKRAGLLPTLVGTVLLALGLVMVTGGVKLAQLGGSFYYVLAGAGFALSGVLLILARRAAIGLYAVLLLVSTLWAWWEVGLDWWQLVPRLSLWFVLGIVLLLPAVRRPLRPEHQRFSTASLSLAVLVAGAAAWASQYTQYDEIKGELARADAGVQQSAPKQPDGDWQSYGRSAFGDRYSPLAQITPDNAHQLQLAWTFRTGDLPGPNDPQETTAENTPLKVNGMLYLCTPHSQVIALDPDSGKEIWRFDPKLSTQNAANFKGWAHMTCRGVAYHDVGAYPSSPEGKAFSGKTPSGKAVVAVKNTCPRRIFVPTADTRLIALNADNGTLCEEFGDQGSVDLTRNIGDFTPGGYYSTSPPAVTRDLVIIGGHVTDNESIDEPSGVIRAFDVRSGKLVWNWDSGNPDNTEPILPGLTYTRNSPNMWSVMSVDEKLGMLYLPMGNHTPDQWGGDRQQPEPYSAGVTALDIATGKVRWTFQFTHHDLWDMDVGGQPTLMDLKTESGIKPALLASTKQGSIYVLDRRTGTPIVPIKETAVPQGAVEGDFTSPTQPMSALNMMPPRLREADMWGVTPIDQMLCRITFRSLRYDGIYTPPSTQGSIIYPGNVGVFNWGGISVDPVRQVAFLSPNYMAFTSTLVPRSAMQGGPARKSETQGVQPNKGAPYGVILSPLLSHVGLPCQAPAWGYVAAVDLTTHKVIWKHKNGTVRDSAPLPVPLPMGVPSMGGTISTAGGVSFLGGTLDQYLRAYDIRNGKQLWEGRLPAGGQATPMTYTGGDGRQYVLIMAGGHGSLGTRKGDYVMAFALPKP from the coding sequence ATGAGCACCCAAGGTGCAATAAAGAAACGTGCGGGCCTGTTACCGACTCTGGTCGGGACGGTGTTGCTGGCGTTAGGACTGGTCATGGTGACCGGGGGCGTCAAGCTGGCGCAGTTGGGCGGGTCGTTTTATTACGTACTTGCCGGGGCCGGCTTTGCGTTGAGCGGGGTGTTGCTGATTCTGGCGCGGCGTGCGGCGATTGGGCTGTATGCCGTGCTGCTGCTCGTCAGCACGCTGTGGGCGTGGTGGGAAGTCGGGCTGGATTGGTGGCAGCTGGTTCCGCGCTTGTCCTTGTGGTTTGTCCTGGGCATCGTACTGTTGTTGCCGGCTGTTCGGCGTCCTTTGAGGCCGGAACATCAACGGTTTTCCACTGCCAGTCTGAGCCTGGCAGTGTTGGTTGCCGGTGCTGCAGCATGGGCCAGTCAATACACGCAGTACGATGAAATCAAGGGTGAGTTGGCACGTGCCGATGCGGGTGTGCAGCAGAGTGCGCCAAAGCAGCCTGACGGCGATTGGCAGTCATACGGGCGCAGTGCGTTCGGTGACCGGTATTCACCTCTGGCGCAAATTACCCCGGACAATGCGCATCAGCTGCAACTCGCGTGGACTTTTCGCACTGGCGATCTGCCGGGTCCCAACGATCCGCAGGAAACCACTGCCGAGAACACCCCGCTCAAGGTTAACGGCATGCTCTATCTGTGCACTCCGCACAGCCAGGTGATTGCCCTGGACCCGGATTCCGGCAAAGAAATCTGGCGCTTCGATCCCAAACTCAGCACGCAGAATGCCGCCAACTTTAAAGGTTGGGCGCACATGACCTGTCGTGGAGTGGCCTACCATGATGTCGGGGCGTATCCCTCAAGCCCTGAGGGTAAAGCGTTTTCTGGCAAAACCCCCTCTGGCAAAGCCGTCGTGGCGGTGAAGAACACCTGTCCCAGGCGCATTTTTGTGCCCACCGCAGATACCCGGCTGATCGCCCTGAACGCGGATAACGGCACGCTGTGCGAAGAGTTTGGCGATCAAGGCTCGGTCGACCTGACCCGCAATATCGGGGACTTCACCCCGGGCGGGTATTACTCTACATCGCCACCTGCGGTCACCCGCGATCTGGTGATCATTGGCGGGCATGTCACCGACAATGAATCCATCGACGAGCCGTCGGGGGTGATTCGTGCCTTCGACGTGCGCAGCGGCAAGCTGGTATGGAACTGGGACAGCGGCAACCCCGACAACACCGAGCCAATCCTGCCCGGCCTGACCTACACCCGCAACTCGCCCAACATGTGGTCGGTGATGAGCGTCGACGAAAAGCTGGGCATGCTCTACCTGCCCATGGGCAACCATACGCCGGATCAGTGGGGCGGTGATCGCCAGCAGCCTGAGCCGTACAGCGCCGGCGTGACCGCGCTGGACATTGCCACGGGCAAGGTGCGCTGGACCTTTCAGTTCACCCACCATGATCTGTGGGACATGGACGTCGGCGGGCAGCCGACACTGATGGACCTCAAGACCGAGAGCGGGATCAAGCCGGCCCTGCTGGCATCGACCAAGCAGGGCAGCATTTATGTCCTCGACCGCCGCACCGGTACGCCCATTGTGCCCATCAAGGAAACCGCTGTGCCGCAGGGTGCGGTGGAGGGTGACTTCACCTCGCCAACCCAGCCCATGTCGGCGCTGAACATGATGCCGCCGCGCCTGCGCGAAGCGGACATGTGGGGCGTGACTCCGATTGATCAGATGCTGTGTCGCATCACGTTTCGTTCGCTGCGCTATGACGGGATTTACACGCCACCCTCGACTCAGGGGTCGATCATCTATCCAGGCAATGTCGGCGTCTTCAATTGGGGCGGCATCTCCGTCGATCCGGTGCGGCAGGTTGCCTTTCTTTCGCCCAATTACATGGCCTTCACCTCGACACTGGTGCCACGCTCCGCCATGCAGGGCGGCCCTGCACGCAAAAGTGAAACCCAAGGCGTGCAGCCGAACAAAGGAGCGCCGTATGGGGTGATCCTGTCGCCACTGCTTTCACACGTGGGGTTGCCGTGCCAGGCACCGGCCTGGGGTTACGTTGCGGCGGTTGATCTGACCACCCATAAAGTGATCTGGAAACACAAGAACGGTACAGTTCGCGACAGTGCGCCGCTGCCGGTTCCGTTGCCCATGGGTGTGCCGAGCATGGGGGGCACGATCAGCACCGCCGGTGGCGTGTCGTTCCTCGGCGGTACGCTGGATCAATACCTGCGGGCCTATGACATCCGCAACGGCAAACAACTGTGGGAGGGCCGCCTGCCAGCGGGCGGTCAAGCCACGCCCATGACCTACACCGGTGGAGACGGTCGCCAATACGTGCTGATTATGGCTGGCGGTCATGGTTCGCTCGGCACCCGGAAGGGCGATTACGTGATGGCATTCGCGCTGCCCAAACCTTGA
- a CDS encoding serine/threonine protein kinase: MLRFLRCAAVFGGLILSASALAVDVDPTSYGFPLTNPFEATIATTPADLRPDLPADADIDQADYTLNLRPERDFTLPDNFWAVKKLRYRLAKQNHPAPLVFLIAGTGAPYTSTLNEFLKKLYYGAGYNVVQLSSPSSFDFMSAASRFATPGVSKDDAEDLYRVMQAVRAQQSNVQITDYYLTGYSLGALDAAFVAHLDETRRSFNFKRVLLLNPPVNLYTSITNLDKLVQTEVKGINNSTTFYELVLAKLTRYFKQKGYVDLNDAVLFDFQQSKQHLTNEQMAMLIGSTFRFSVADIAFTSDLINRRGLITPPKYPISEGTSLTPFFKRALQCDFNCYITEQVIPMWRARTDGGSLLQLVDQVSLYALKDYLHNSSKIAVMHNADDVILGPGDLGFLRKTFGDRLTVYPYGGHCGNINYRVNSDAMLEFFRG; the protein is encoded by the coding sequence ATGCTCCGTTTTCTGCGCTGCGCTGCCGTTTTCGGCGGCCTCATTTTGAGTGCGTCCGCTCTGGCGGTCGATGTCGACCCGACCAGTTATGGTTTCCCCCTGACCAACCCCTTCGAAGCGACCATTGCCACAACACCTGCGGACCTGCGTCCAGACCTACCGGCCGATGCCGATATCGATCAAGCCGATTACACCCTTAACTTGCGTCCTGAACGCGATTTCACGCTGCCTGACAATTTCTGGGCAGTGAAAAAACTGCGCTATCGTCTGGCCAAGCAAAATCATCCGGCTCCGTTGGTCTTTTTGATTGCGGGCACCGGCGCGCCGTACACCAGTACGCTCAACGAATTCCTGAAAAAACTGTACTACGGTGCTGGCTATAACGTCGTGCAGTTATCGTCGCCCTCCAGCTTCGACTTCATGAGTGCCGCCTCGCGCTTTGCAACACCCGGAGTTTCCAAGGACGACGCGGAAGACTTGTATCGGGTGATGCAGGCCGTGCGTGCCCAACAATCGAACGTGCAGATCACTGATTACTACCTGACCGGTTACAGCCTGGGCGCACTGGATGCAGCCTTCGTCGCCCACCTGGACGAAACCCGACGCAGCTTCAATTTCAAGCGGGTGCTGCTGCTGAATCCGCCGGTCAACCTCTACACCTCGATTACCAACCTCGACAAACTGGTACAGACTGAGGTCAAGGGCATTAATAACAGCACCACGTTCTACGAACTGGTACTGGCCAAGCTGACCCGTTACTTCAAACAGAAAGGTTACGTCGATCTTAACGACGCGGTGCTTTTTGACTTCCAGCAGTCCAAGCAGCACTTGACCAATGAACAGATGGCGATGCTGATTGGCAGCACCTTCCGTTTCTCGGTGGCCGATATCGCCTTCACCTCCGACCTGATCAACCGCCGCGGGTTGATCACCCCACCCAAATACCCGATCAGTGAAGGGACCAGCCTGACCCCGTTCTTCAAGCGTGCGCTGCAATGTGATTTCAATTGTTACATCACTGAACAGGTCATCCCGATGTGGCGTGCACGCACCGACGGCGGCAGTCTGCTGCAACTGGTGGATCAAGTGAGCCTCTACGCGCTCAAGGATTACCTGCACAACAGCTCGAAAATTGCCGTGATGCATAACGCCGACGATGTAATTCTTGGCCCTGGCGACCTCGGTTTCCTGCGCAAAACGTTTGGTGACCGCTTGACTGTTTATCCCTACGGCGGCCATTGCGGCAACATTAACTACCGCGTCAACAGCGACGCCATGCTGGAGTTCTTCCGTGGCTAA
- a CDS encoding DUF5629 family protein codes for MTSTNQTLLAALQTANMLEIDGLHAWEFSLGDEHLEVEAIDGRERKIWRFSLAQVQAATFDTQLQSWTLSDGSADHRIVCLSAFTPSDDDVDEDVDVDDASGRD; via the coding sequence ATGACCAGCACTAACCAAACCCTGCTTGCGGCCTTGCAAACGGCCAACATGTTGGAAATTGACGGGCTGCATGCCTGGGAGTTTTCTCTGGGCGACGAACATCTGGAGGTTGAGGCAATAGACGGTCGCGAGCGCAAAATCTGGCGTTTCAGCCTTGCGCAGGTGCAGGCAGCGACGTTTGATACGCAATTGCAGAGCTGGACCCTCAGCGATGGTAGTGCTGATCACCGGATCGTGTGCCTCAGCGCGTTTACGCCAAGCGATGATGATGTGGACGAAGACGTCGACGTCGACGACGCTTCCGGGCGGGACTGA
- a CDS encoding glycosyl hydrolase family 17 protein: MPAISRFPVAPYLFACLLGLFALCGFWYGLGKPVILPDAATPTHKLQCASYTPFDKDQSPFDQPFKLRPERMDADLALLATRFQCIRTYSMTGLEAIPALARKHGLKLMLGAWVNANPVDTAKEVDALIASANTNADVVTAVIVGNEALLRKEVTGSQLAKLILQVKGQVKQPVTYADVWEFWLQYPEVAPAVDFLTIHLLPYWEDDPKGIDDALEHVAQIRQIFGSRFAPKDIVIGETGWPSEGRQRETAVPSRANEARFIRGFVAMAEQNGWHYNLIEAFDQPWKRAAEGAVGGYWGLFDADRQEKGVLAGPVSNLPYWPFWLAVSGLLFAMTLAVAGRVSTTRAALVLPLLAALGACCVGTWGELARITNRFAGEWVWAVLLVGLNLLVLTHAALALSAKDGWRARAFLWFEARAGWWVTATGFAAAVMMLAMVFDPRYRSFPTPTLILPALFYLFRPVRVPRREVALLTFIVGAGVAPQLFQEGLASQQALGWALVSLLLTAALWRCLRVRHA, encoded by the coding sequence ATGCCTGCGATTTCCCGCTTTCCCGTTGCACCTTATCTGTTCGCGTGTCTGCTTGGTCTGTTCGCCCTTTGCGGCTTCTGGTATGGACTGGGGAAGCCGGTGATTCTGCCGGACGCGGCCACGCCTACGCACAAATTGCAGTGCGCCTCGTACACCCCGTTCGACAAGGATCAATCCCCGTTCGACCAGCCCTTCAAACTTCGACCGGAACGGATGGATGCCGACCTGGCCCTGCTCGCCACCCGATTCCAATGCATTCGCACCTATTCCATGACCGGACTGGAAGCCATTCCGGCGCTCGCGCGCAAACACGGGCTGAAGCTGATGCTAGGCGCCTGGGTTAATGCCAATCCCGTGGACACCGCCAAGGAAGTCGATGCACTGATCGCTTCGGCCAATACCAACGCTGACGTGGTCACTGCGGTGATCGTCGGCAACGAAGCGCTGTTGCGCAAGGAAGTGACCGGCTCGCAGTTGGCGAAGCTGATTCTTCAGGTCAAGGGCCAGGTCAAACAACCGGTGACCTACGCCGACGTGTGGGAGTTCTGGCTGCAGTACCCGGAAGTCGCGCCTGCAGTGGATTTTCTGACCATCCATTTGTTGCCGTATTGGGAAGATGATCCCAAGGGCATCGACGACGCTCTGGAGCATGTCGCACAGATTCGTCAGATCTTCGGCAGTCGCTTTGCGCCCAAAGACATCGTGATCGGCGAGACCGGCTGGCCCAGCGAAGGTCGCCAGCGGGAAACCGCTGTGCCGAGCCGAGCCAACGAAGCACGATTCATTCGTGGTTTTGTCGCCATGGCCGAACAGAACGGCTGGCACTACAACCTGATAGAAGCCTTTGACCAGCCGTGGAAACGCGCCGCCGAAGGCGCGGTAGGCGGTTACTGGGGATTGTTCGATGCAGACCGCCAGGAGAAAGGCGTGCTCGCAGGCCCGGTTTCCAACCTGCCTTACTGGCCTTTCTGGCTGGCCGTCAGTGGGCTGTTATTCGCGATGACTTTGGCAGTTGCTGGCCGCGTGTCCACCACACGCGCGGCGTTGGTCTTACCGCTGCTGGCCGCGCTGGGTGCTTGCTGCGTCGGCACCTGGGGCGAGCTGGCACGGATTACTAATCGTTTTGCGGGCGAATGGGTCTGGGCCGTGCTGTTGGTTGGTTTGAATCTGCTGGTGCTGACCCATGCCGCGCTGGCGCTGTCGGCCAAAGACGGCTGGCGGGCTCGCGCATTCCTCTGGTTTGAGGCCCGCGCCGGTTGGTGGGTAACCGCCACGGGGTTCGCCGCAGCGGTGATGATGCTGGCCATGGTGTTTGACCCGCGCTACCGCAGCTTTCCCACGCCGACCCTGATACTGCCCGCCTTGTTCTATCTATTCCGGCCAGTGCGTGTTCCGCGCCGGGAAGTCGCGCTGCTGACGTTCATCGTCGGTGCCGGTGTCGCGCCGCAGTTGTTCCAGGAAGGGCTCGCCAGCCAGCAGGCATTGGGCTGGGCATTGGTCAGCCTGCTGCTGACCGCTGCGCTGTGGCGTTGTTTGCGGGTCCGTCACGCCTGA
- a CDS encoding glycine betaine ABC transporter substrate-binding protein — translation MKIRRILGAGAALVLAISSTLAIAETKSTLSIGYVDGWSDSVATTHVAAEVIKQKLGYDVKLMPVATGIMWQGVATGKLDLMLSAWLPVTHGEYWTKNKDKVVDYGPNFKDAKIGLIVPEYVKAQSVADLKTDDSFKKKIVGIDAGSGVMLKTDQAIKDYNLEGYKLQASSGAAMIAELTRAEEKHESIAVTGWVPHWMFAKWKLRFLEDPKGVYGAAETVNSIGSKGLEKKAPEVVAFLKKFSWNSKDEIGEVMLAIQDGTKPEVAAKDWVAKHPERVAEWTK, via the coding sequence ATGAAGATTCGACGAATCCTTGGCGCAGGTGCCGCTCTGGTACTTGCGATCAGCTCCACGCTGGCGATTGCAGAAACTAAATCAACGCTTAGCATCGGCTATGTCGATGGTTGGTCTGACAGCGTTGCCACGACCCATGTGGCGGCTGAAGTGATCAAGCAGAAGCTTGGTTATGACGTCAAGCTGATGCCGGTTGCGACCGGGATCATGTGGCAGGGCGTTGCGACCGGTAAACTCGACCTGATGCTGTCGGCCTGGCTGCCAGTCACGCACGGCGAGTACTGGACCAAGAACAAGGACAAGGTTGTCGACTACGGTCCTAACTTCAAAGATGCCAAAATTGGTCTGATCGTCCCGGAATACGTCAAAGCGCAAAGTGTTGCCGACCTGAAAACCGATGACTCCTTCAAGAAAAAAATCGTGGGCATCGACGCCGGTTCAGGCGTGATGCTGAAGACCGATCAAGCGATCAAGGACTACAACCTGGAGGGCTACAAATTGCAGGCCAGTTCCGGCGCTGCAATGATTGCCGAGTTGACCCGCGCTGAAGAAAAGCATGAGTCCATTGCCGTCACTGGCTGGGTTCCGCACTGGATGTTTGCCAAGTGGAAACTGCGCTTCCTTGAAGATCCAAAAGGCGTTTATGGCGCAGCCGAGACAGTGAACAGCATCGGCAGCAAGGGTTTAGAGAAAAAGGCACCTGAAGTGGTGGCCTTCCTGAAAAAATTCTCCTGGAACTCCAAGGATGAAATCGGTGAAGTCATGCTCGCGATCCAAGACGGCACCAAGCCTGAAGTCGCCGCGAAAGACTGGGTTGCCAAGCACCCGGAACGTGTTGCCGAGTGGACTAAGTAA
- a CDS encoding pirin family protein gives MTQFRNVLAIQAGQPTSDGAGVRLTRVFGGESMELFDPFLMLDEFGSDKPDDYIAGFPAHPHRGFETVTYMLEGRMRHEDHLGNVGLLEGGGVQWMTAARGIIHSEMPEQEEGVMRGFQLWLNLPAKSKLNPASYQDIQPQNIPRLTTKAGVEVVVIAGQFDDGQVQQAGAVQRPDTEPFYFDLHIPAGASISPQIPQGHRVLLYVYEGTLELAGQPQTIDTCRLVRLSDVGELQLHSASGAKVLLIAGKPLREPIVQYGPFVMNTREEIEQALRDFRDDRLTA, from the coding sequence ATGACTCAATTTCGCAACGTGCTGGCGATTCAAGCCGGTCAGCCTACTTCCGACGGTGCCGGCGTGCGCCTGACTCGTGTGTTCGGCGGCGAAAGCATGGAGCTGTTCGACCCGTTCCTGATGCTCGACGAGTTTGGCTCGGACAAGCCCGACGATTACATTGCCGGTTTCCCTGCGCATCCGCACCGAGGTTTCGAGACGGTCACCTATATGCTCGAAGGTCGGATGCGCCACGAGGATCATCTGGGCAACGTAGGCTTGCTCGAAGGGGGTGGTGTGCAATGGATGACGGCAGCCCGCGGGATTATCCACAGCGAAATGCCTGAGCAGGAGGAAGGTGTGATGCGCGGTTTTCAGCTGTGGCTGAACCTGCCGGCCAAGTCCAAGCTCAACCCCGCCAGCTATCAAGACATTCAACCGCAGAACATTCCCCGGTTGACCACGAAGGCTGGTGTGGAAGTGGTCGTGATCGCCGGGCAGTTCGACGACGGTCAGGTGCAACAGGCGGGTGCAGTGCAGCGCCCGGATACCGAACCGTTTTATTTCGACCTGCACATCCCCGCTGGCGCGAGCATCAGCCCGCAGATTCCACAGGGCCACCGCGTGCTGCTGTACGTTTACGAGGGCACCCTTGAACTTGCTGGTCAGCCACAAACAATCGACACCTGTCGTCTGGTACGCTTGTCTGACGTCGGTGAGTTGCAACTGCACAGCGCCTCAGGGGCAAAGGTGTTATTGATCGCAGGCAAGCCGTTGCGTGAGCCCATCGTGCAATACGGCCCGTTCGTGATGAACACCCGAGAAGAGATCGAGCAGGCATTGCGTGACTTTCGCGATGACCGCCTGACCGCCTGA
- a CDS encoding VacJ family lipoprotein: MAKHLLFIAALLCAGVTHAADVPPAAHPPIVARVSNPDGFTEPLKSLKFNPGLDQREFERATLNALNVYDPLESWNRRVYHFNYRFDEWVFLPVVNGYRYITPNFLRSGVSNFFSNLGDIPNLLNSLFQFKGHRSLNTTGRLLLNTTVGVAGLWDPATMMGLPRQSEDFGQTLGFYGLPSGPYLILPILGPSNLRDTAGLVFDFTAESQINFLNVAQVSDNHPEIYLLRAIDRRYTNSFRYGQANSPFEYEKVRYVYTEARKLQIAE, translated from the coding sequence GTGGCTAAACATCTCTTGTTTATCGCTGCCCTGTTGTGCGCAGGCGTAACCCATGCGGCCGATGTCCCACCAGCGGCCCATCCCCCGATCGTTGCCAGGGTCTCCAATCCGGACGGTTTCACCGAACCGTTGAAGTCACTGAAATTCAACCCGGGCCTGGACCAGCGAGAGTTCGAACGCGCGACCCTCAACGCCCTCAACGTCTATGACCCGTTAGAGTCGTGGAACCGTCGGGTGTATCACTTCAACTATCGCTTTGATGAGTGGGTATTCCTGCCGGTGGTCAACGGCTATCGCTACATCACACCGAACTTTTTGCGCTCCGGCGTCAGTAACTTCTTCAGCAACCTGGGCGATATCCCGAACCTGTTGAACAGTCTGTTCCAGTTCAAGGGCCACCGCTCGCTGAACACTACGGGCCGATTGCTGCTCAACACCACGGTCGGCGTCGCCGGGCTGTGGGACCCCGCGACCATGATGGGCCTGCCACGTCAAAGCGAAGACTTTGGTCAAACGTTGGGCTTCTATGGCTTGCCAAGTGGTCCGTACCTGATCCTGCCAATCCTCGGGCCATCGAACCTGCGTGACACCGCGGGGCTGGTCTTCGACTTTACGGCCGAATCGCAGATCAACTTCCTCAATGTCGCCCAGGTCAGCGACAATCACCCGGAAATCTACCTGTTGCGGGCTATCGACCGGCGCTACACCAACAGCTTCCGCTATGGTCAGGCGAACTCACCGTTCGAGTACGAGAAAGTGCGCTACGTCTACACCGAAGCGCGTAAGTTGCAGATTGCCGAGTAA